ATGGGTACGACGGCAGCCAGAACGGCAGCTATGGTGCTGGATAATGCACAGAAAGTACTGGGAATTGAGTTGTTTGCTGCTTCTCAAGCTGTTTGGCTGAGAGGGGCCACTGGTTTGGCAAAGGGCACCCAGGCAGCTTATGACTGCATCCGCCAGCAAGTAGAGCCAGTGGAAGAGGACGTAATTATGCACTATGAATTGAAAAAGTTTGATGAGATGATTAAAGACAACGTCATCGTGGAAGCAGTAGAAAAAGCAGTGACATTGTTGTAAATAAATGAAAACGTTTATCGTATATAAACGATTATGAAAAGTGGGAGGTAAATAGATGTTGGATAACAGAAAAATAGCAGAGGCCATGACCATCAAGCTAGGGGCTGAGTTGCCGGACTACCCGGCTTTTGAAGAGGACAAGCGCAGGGCTCCGGACCGGGGCTTTCGGCTGACTCCTGCTCAGACAAAGCTGGCTTTAAAAAATGCCCTGCGGTACGTGCCGGAGGAGCTGCATGAGACCTTGGCACCAGAATTCATGGAAGAATTGAAAAATTACGGGCGGATTTACGCTTATCGGTACAGACCGGTTGGGCGGATTTACGGCAAACCTATTGAGGAATATAAGGGTAATTGCCTGGAGGGCAAGGCCTTTCAGGTGATGATTGACAATAACCTGGACTTTGAAATTGCACTGTATCCTTACGAGTTGGTGACTTACGGTGAAACCGGTCAGCCTTGCCAGAACTGGCTCCAGTACCGGCTGATTAAAAAGTATCTGGAAGAACTCACCGACCACCAGACTCTGGTGGTAGAATCCGGACATCCTTTAGGGTTATTTCCCTCTAAGCCGGAAGCTCCACGGGTTATCATTACCAACGCCATGATGATTGGTATGTTTGACAATTTAGATGACTGGGAGATTGCTGAGGAAATGGGCGTAGCGAACTACGGGCAGATGACCGCAGGGGGCTGGATGTATATTGGACCTCAGGGAATTGTTCACGGGACCTTCAATACCATCCTCAATGCAGGCAGAAAATACCTGGGGGTGCCGGAGCAGGGAGACCTGACGGGGCACACCTTCGTCTCTTCCGGTTTAGGCGGCATGAGCGGTGCGCAGCCAAAAGCAGCGAATATTGCCAGAGCGGTAGGTATCTTTGCCGAGGTAGACTTATCCCGGATTGAGACCCGACACAAACAGGGATGGGTGGATGTGATTCTGGAAGATGTGAAAGAAGTATTGGCACTAGCGGCAGAAAAGTTGGCAGCAAAAGAATCTATTTCCATTGCCTATCACGGAAATATTGTGGATCTGCTGGAAGAGGCTGCGGAGAGCGGCTTTAAAATTGACTTATTATCCGATCAAACTTCTTGCCATAACGTGTACAATGGTGGCTACTGTCCGGCAGGATTGACTTTTGAAGAACGAACACAGCTGCTTCGTCAGGACAGAGAAACCTTCTGCAAGAAGGTGGACGAATCGCTCCATCGGCATTTCCAGGCCATTAAAAAGCTGACGGCGGCAGGAACGTATTTCTTTGATTATGGAAATTCCTTTATGAAGGCCATGTATGACGCAGGCATTCAGGAAATCTCCAAGAATGGAACGGACGAAAAAGACGGATTCATTTGGCCTTCATACGTGGAAGATATCATGGGCCCGATGCTGTTTGATTATGGTTATGGACCTTTCCGCTGGGTGTGCTTGTCTGGACAGGAAGCCGATTTGGATGCCACCGACCAGGCCGCTATGGACTGCATCGATCCGAATCGACGATTCCAGGATCGGGATAACTGGGTTTGGATTCGGGATGCCAAGGAAAACAAAATGGTCGTGGGCACTCAAGCTCGAATCCTTTATCAGGATGCAGAGGGCCGGTCTAACATTGCCCTGCGGTTCAATGAGATGGTGCGGGAAGGAAAGATCGGACCAATTATGATTGGACGAGACCATCATGATGTGAGCGGAACGGATTCGCCGTTTAGAGAAACTTCCAACATTAAGGACGGCAGCAATGTGATGGCAGATATGGCTGTACAGTGTTTTGCAGGAAATGCCGCCAGAGGTATGAGCCTATGCGCCCTTCACAATGGCGGCGGTGTAGGCATCGGCAAGTCCATCAATGGTGGGTTTGGCTTGGTGTTGGATGGCAGCCAGCGCATTGATGAGATCATTAAATCCGCCATGATGTGGGACGTTATGGGGGGCGTGGCCAGAAGAAACTGGGCTAGAAATGAAAACGCTTTGGAGACCTCGGTGGCGTACAATAAGAATTATGCTGGAGCCGGACACATTACGATTCCATACGTGGCCAGTGATGAACTGGTGGACAGCGTTGTGGAAAAATATATGAAGTAGGTGAAGAGATGAAAAACACATTGCTGATAAAGAATATTGGGCTATTGCAGACTCCTGTAGGCAGTTTCAGCCATAAGGGGGCTCAGCAAGGCGAAAATCTCAAGCTTCAACAAGCTGCCGTGCTGATAGAAGACGGCATCATCAAGGAAATCTCTCAGGATGGCATGCTGCCTATAGGTGGAGAAGAGGCGGAGACAATCATGGATGCGGAGGGACAGTTGGTTACTCCGGGGCTAG
The genomic region above belongs to Aminipila butyrica and contains:
- a CDS encoding urocanate hydratase; the protein is MLDNRKIAEAMTIKLGAELPDYPAFEEDKRRAPDRGFRLTPAQTKLALKNALRYVPEELHETLAPEFMEELKNYGRIYAYRYRPVGRIYGKPIEEYKGNCLEGKAFQVMIDNNLDFEIALYPYELVTYGETGQPCQNWLQYRLIKKYLEELTDHQTLVVESGHPLGLFPSKPEAPRVIITNAMMIGMFDNLDDWEIAEEMGVANYGQMTAGGWMYIGPQGIVHGTFNTILNAGRKYLGVPEQGDLTGHTFVSSGLGGMSGAQPKAANIARAVGIFAEVDLSRIETRHKQGWVDVILEDVKEVLALAAEKLAAKESISIAYHGNIVDLLEEAAESGFKIDLLSDQTSCHNVYNGGYCPAGLTFEERTQLLRQDRETFCKKVDESLHRHFQAIKKLTAAGTYFFDYGNSFMKAMYDAGIQEISKNGTDEKDGFIWPSYVEDIMGPMLFDYGYGPFRWVCLSGQEADLDATDQAAMDCIDPNRRFQDRDNWVWIRDAKENKMVVGTQARILYQDAEGRSNIALRFNEMVREGKIGPIMIGRDHHDVSGTDSPFRETSNIKDGSNVMADMAVQCFAGNAARGMSLCALHNGGGVGIGKSINGGFGLVLDGSQRIDEIIKSAMMWDVMGGVARRNWARNENALETSVAYNKNYAGAGHITIPYVASDELVDSVVEKYMK